Proteins found in one Litorihabitans aurantiacus genomic segment:
- a CDS encoding glycoside hydrolase family 127 protein, whose product MTTTTATSVAPGTGASARPVQPPGPRRGLGVGEYTLADGFWGRRQQVNAAASIQHCHAWMERLGWIANFDSVARGTTADRAARGWQFADSEIYKLLEAIAWQLGHAPTPELEDLYDDLVTRVVAAQDDDGYLNTRFGHAGQRPRYGDLEEGHELYCTGHLLQAAVARVRTRGEDALVTAARRAADQVCAEFGPSGRAGLCGHPEIETALAELGRALDEPRYLEQAALFVERRGHGTLRPIPLLSSAYFQDDVPLREAHTWSGHAVRALYLAAGAVDVASERGDTELLDAVARQWDAVVARRTYLTGGMGSRHQDEGFGEDFELPADRAYCETCAGVGAVMVSWRLYLQTGDVKYADLVERVLFNVVAVSPRADGRAFFYSNPLHQRSAGSDVEADAENPRAEGGVRAPWFDVSCCPTNVARTLASWQSYAVAVEPGGVTLLQYAAGEVDVELEQGRLRLQVDTSYPDDSTVTVTVLETPPAAGALRVRVPRWSDTATLGRPGASPHPVEPGIAVALPTMGAGDTVTLTLPLTPRLTWPDPRIDAVRGTVAVEVGPLVHCLESLELPTDLALDDVQVDATAGPRSAVDGHGVEVRLLGPAHGGPSDSAHPMPYLPTPPPPVTDDAERADWVRLTPYHRWAERGPTAMRVFLPVRPTT is encoded by the coding sequence ATGACCACCACCACCGCCACGTCCGTCGCGCCCGGGACCGGGGCCTCGGCCCGTCCCGTCCAGCCCCCGGGACCTCGCCGCGGCCTCGGGGTCGGCGAGTACACCCTCGCCGACGGATTCTGGGGCCGGCGCCAGCAGGTCAACGCGGCCGCCTCGATCCAGCACTGCCACGCGTGGATGGAGCGGCTGGGCTGGATCGCGAACTTCGACTCCGTCGCGCGGGGCACGACGGCGGACCGAGCGGCCCGCGGCTGGCAGTTCGCCGACTCCGAGATCTACAAGCTGCTCGAGGCGATCGCCTGGCAGCTAGGGCACGCCCCGACCCCCGAGCTCGAGGACCTCTACGACGACCTCGTCACGCGTGTCGTCGCCGCCCAGGACGACGACGGCTACCTCAACACCCGCTTCGGCCACGCCGGCCAGCGGCCGCGCTACGGCGACCTCGAGGAGGGCCACGAGCTCTACTGCACCGGCCACCTCCTGCAGGCCGCCGTCGCCCGGGTGCGCACACGCGGTGAGGACGCGCTCGTGACGGCCGCGAGGAGGGCCGCCGACCAGGTCTGCGCGGAGTTCGGACCGTCGGGTCGGGCAGGACTGTGCGGTCACCCCGAGATCGAGACCGCGCTGGCGGAGCTCGGACGGGCGCTCGACGAGCCGCGCTACCTCGAGCAGGCCGCGCTGTTCGTCGAACGCCGCGGTCACGGGACGCTGCGACCGATCCCGCTGCTGAGCTCGGCCTACTTCCAGGACGACGTCCCGCTCCGGGAGGCGCACACGTGGTCCGGGCACGCGGTCCGGGCGCTCTACCTCGCCGCCGGTGCCGTCGACGTCGCGTCCGAGCGGGGTGACACCGAGCTCCTGGACGCCGTCGCGCGCCAGTGGGACGCCGTCGTCGCCCGACGCACGTACCTGACCGGTGGGATGGGCTCCCGCCACCAGGACGAGGGGTTCGGCGAGGACTTCGAGCTCCCGGCCGACCGTGCGTACTGCGAGACGTGCGCCGGTGTGGGCGCCGTCATGGTCTCGTGGCGCCTCTACCTGCAGACCGGGGACGTGAAGTACGCCGACCTCGTCGAGCGCGTCCTCTTCAACGTCGTCGCCGTCTCGCCGCGGGCCGACGGGCGGGCCTTCTTCTACTCCAACCCGCTCCACCAGCGCTCGGCCGGTTCGGACGTCGAGGCCGACGCCGAGAACCCGCGCGCCGAGGGAGGGGTGCGCGCACCGTGGTTCGACGTGTCGTGCTGCCCGACCAACGTCGCGCGCACGCTCGCCTCGTGGCAGAGCTACGCCGTCGCCGTCGAGCCAGGGGGCGTCACGCTCCTGCAGTACGCCGCGGGCGAGGTCGACGTCGAGCTCGAGCAGGGGCGCCTGCGGCTGCAGGTCGACACGAGCTACCCGGACGACTCCACCGTCACCGTCACGGTGCTCGAGACACCGCCCGCCGCGGGTGCGCTGCGGGTCCGGGTGCCGCGGTGGAGCGACACCGCGACGCTCGGCCGGCCCGGCGCCTCGCCGCATCCGGTCGAGCCCGGGATCGCCGTCGCGCTCCCGACGATGGGAGCGGGCGACACGGTGACCCTCACGCTCCCGCTGACGCCTCGCCTGACCTGGCCGGACCCCCGGATCGACGCGGTACGCGGCACCGTCGCGGTGGAGGTGGGTCCCCTCGTGCACTGCCTTGAGTCCCTGGAGCTGCCGACGGACCTGGCTCTCGACGACGTCCAGGTCGACGCCACGGCCGGCCCGCGCAGCGCCGTCGACGGCCACGGGGTCGAGGTCCGTCTCCTCGGCCCCGCGCATGGCGGCCCGTCCGACTCCGCTCACCCGATGCCCTACCTGCCGACGCCTCCGCCGCCGGTCACG
- a CDS encoding carbohydrate ABC transporter permease translates to MNLTLDGYEAVLRQQLPALGTSLLIGFGCVALTVLIAAPAGYSLGLLRLRGRTTLTFLLLVAQMIPAVVMAMGFYAIYVRLGLLNTIPGLIVANSTIAVPFAVLLYTAFMAGLPREMLQAARVDGAGAWRTFTAIVLPLSRNSTITVALFAFLWAWSDFIFASTLNRNGDLIPITLGIFNYIGNNTTQWNAIMATAVVASVPAAVLLILAQRYVAAGVTAGAVKD, encoded by the coding sequence GTGAACCTGACGCTGGACGGCTACGAGGCGGTGCTCAGGCAGCAGCTGCCCGCGCTCGGGACGTCGCTGCTCATCGGCTTCGGCTGCGTGGCGCTGACGGTGCTCATCGCGGCACCGGCCGGGTACTCCCTCGGACTGCTGCGGTTGCGCGGCCGCACCACGTTGACGTTCCTGCTGCTCGTGGCGCAGATGATCCCCGCCGTCGTGATGGCCATGGGGTTCTACGCGATCTACGTGCGGCTCGGGCTCCTCAACACGATCCCCGGCCTGATCGTGGCGAACTCCACCATCGCCGTGCCGTTCGCCGTCCTCCTCTACACCGCGTTCATGGCCGGCCTGCCGCGCGAGATGCTCCAGGCCGCCAGGGTCGACGGCGCGGGTGCGTGGCGGACGTTCACGGCCATCGTGCTGCCCCTGAGCCGGAACTCCACGATCACCGTGGCGCTCTTCGCGTTCCTGTGGGCGTGGTCGGACTTCATCTTCGCCTCCACCCTGAACCGCAACGGCGACCTCATCCCGATCACGCTCGGGATCTTCAACTACATCGGCAACAACACGACCCAGTGGAACGCGATCATGGCGACCGCCGTGGTGGCCTCCGTTCCCGCCGCCGTCCTCCTGATCCTCGCGCAGCGCTACGTCGCCGCCGGGGTCACGGCCGGCGCCGTCAAGGATTGA
- a CDS encoding carbohydrate ABC transporter permease yields MTTTTTRAAESALSPVRAAAPRPVPRRRRVSATQWTALGFAAPLLAYLGFFYAYPLWRNIDLSVHDYNVRAFVQGDADFVGFANYADVFASPIFVTALTNTVIFTVVSIAVQYTVGLALAVFFRGSFRLSNTLRAMFLVPWLLPLIVSASTWSWMMNSDNGLINSLLRALGGDGINWLTSPDHALTAVIIANIWLGIPFNLVILYAGLQNIPGDIYEAASLDGAGPARTFREITLPLLRPVSAITLLLGLIYTLKVVDVIWIMTTGGPANSSVTLAVWSYREAFGTGRPDFSPRPPSATC; encoded by the coding sequence ATGACCACCACCACCACCAGAGCCGCCGAGAGCGCGTTGTCGCCGGTGCGCGCCGCTGCACCACGGCCCGTCCCCCGGCGCCGGCGTGTCAGCGCCACGCAGTGGACGGCGCTCGGTTTCGCTGCGCCGCTCCTCGCCTACCTGGGCTTCTTCTACGCCTACCCGCTGTGGCGCAACATCGATCTCAGCGTGCACGACTACAACGTGCGGGCCTTCGTGCAGGGCGACGCCGACTTCGTCGGGTTCGCGAACTACGCGGACGTCTTCGCCTCACCCATCTTCGTCACCGCGCTGACGAACACCGTGATCTTCACGGTCGTGTCGATCGCCGTGCAGTACACGGTCGGACTGGCCCTGGCCGTGTTCTTCCGGGGCAGCTTCCGCCTCTCGAACACGCTGCGAGCGATGTTCCTCGTGCCGTGGCTGCTGCCCCTCATCGTCTCGGCGTCGACCTGGTCGTGGATGATGAACAGCGACAACGGCCTGATCAACTCGCTGCTGCGCGCGCTCGGCGGTGACGGGATCAACTGGCTGACCTCGCCCGACCACGCCCTCACGGCCGTCATCATCGCCAACATCTGGCTCGGGATCCCGTTCAACCTCGTCATCCTCTACGCCGGTCTCCAGAACATCCCCGGCGACATCTACGAGGCGGCCTCGCTGGACGGCGCCGGACCGGCTCGCACGTTCCGTGAGATCACGCTCCCGCTGCTGCGCCCGGTCTCGGCCATCACGCTTCTCCTCGGTCTGATCTACACGCTCAAGGTCGTCGACGTCATCTGGATCATGACGACCGGCGGGCCGGCGAACTCCTCGGTGACGCTCGCCGTCTGGTCCTACCGCGAGGCGTTCGGGACGGGACGCCCCGACTTCTCCCCGCGGCCGCCGTCGGCAACCTGCTGA
- a CDS encoding sugar ABC transporter substrate-binding protein has translation MRHLNTHRHGRTAAAAVACAALVVVAACSGGGDDADPTSGGGSSDSYTWWDPYPQHEAGSDWDQRVQACGTEAGVTINRTAYDTTALTNQALLSAQEGTSPDVILIDNPAVSTLAETGMLTTVDEFGLDTGDIDPNLLAAGELDGEAYGIPIGANTLALYYNADILSAAGVDPASITDWASLTSALEQVDAAGSRGITFAGIGTEEGSFQFLPWFWGAGADLKQLDSPEAVEALQLWVDWIDAGYAPQSVINNSQNTVWEEFLTGEFAFAENGTWQVNSAAEAGFETGVIALPARDGGNAPAPTGGEFIVAPVQDDEARYDVTRQIVECMTTPEGFVETATTFAYYVPPTEEGQDQLLAELPELDTWVDAVRTAQGRTSDGLGVEYPEISEQLWTAVQSAISGASTPQEALEAAQAAAPAVD, from the coding sequence ATGAGGCACCTGAACACCCACCGGCACGGCCGCACCGCCGCGGCCGCGGTCGCGTGCGCGGCACTCGTCGTCGTCGCCGCCTGCTCCGGCGGAGGGGACGACGCCGACCCGACGAGCGGCGGCGGGTCGAGCGACAGCTACACCTGGTGGGACCCCTACCCCCAGCACGAGGCGGGGTCGGACTGGGACCAGCGCGTCCAGGCGTGCGGCACCGAGGCCGGCGTCACCATCAACCGCACGGCCTACGACACCACGGCCCTCACGAACCAGGCCCTGCTGTCGGCGCAGGAGGGCACCTCACCCGACGTCATCCTCATCGACAACCCGGCGGTCTCCACGCTGGCCGAGACCGGGATGCTCACCACGGTGGACGAGTTCGGGCTCGACACGGGTGACATCGACCCGAACCTCCTCGCGGCCGGAGAGCTCGACGGCGAGGCGTACGGCATCCCGATCGGCGCCAACACGCTCGCCCTGTACTACAACGCCGACATCCTCTCCGCCGCGGGTGTCGACCCGGCGTCGATCACCGACTGGGCGTCCCTCACGAGCGCGCTCGAGCAGGTCGACGCCGCCGGCTCGCGTGGCATCACGTTCGCCGGTATCGGCACCGAGGAGGGCTCCTTCCAGTTCCTGCCCTGGTTCTGGGGAGCCGGCGCCGACCTGAAGCAGCTCGACTCGCCCGAGGCCGTCGAGGCGCTCCAGCTCTGGGTCGACTGGATCGACGCCGGGTACGCACCCCAGTCCGTCATCAACAACTCCCAGAACACCGTCTGGGAGGAGTTCCTCACGGGCGAGTTCGCCTTCGCCGAGAACGGCACGTGGCAGGTCAACAGCGCCGCTGAGGCCGGCTTCGAGACCGGGGTGATCGCTCTCCCGGCGCGCGACGGCGGCAACGCCCCCGCGCCGACCGGCGGCGAGTTCATCGTCGCTCCCGTCCAGGACGACGAGGCGCGCTACGACGTCACGCGCCAGATCGTCGAGTGCATGACCACCCCCGAGGGCTTCGTCGAGACGGCGACCACGTTCGCCTACTACGTCCCGCCCACCGAGGAGGGCCAGGACCAGCTCCTCGCCGAGCTCCCCGAGCTGGACACCTGGGTCGACGCCGTCCGCACCGCCCAGGGGCGCACGAGCGACGGGCTGGGCGTGGAGTACCCGGAGATCTCCGAGCAGCTGTGGACCGCCGTCCAGAGCGCGATCTCCGGGGCGTCGACCCCGCAGGAGGCCCTCGAGGCCGCCCAGGCCGCAGCGCCCGCCGTCGACTGA